A genomic window from Prunus persica cultivar Lovell chromosome G2, Prunus_persica_NCBIv2, whole genome shotgun sequence includes:
- the LOC109947425 gene encoding peroxisomal (S)-2-hydroxy-acid oxidase GLO3-like: MDIEWLKSITNLPILIKGVLTHEVMGKINLCKKEKARKAVEVGVAGIVVSNHGGRQLDYTPTTISVLEEVVDAVGGKVPVLLNGGVRRGTDVFKALALGAQAVLVGRPVIYGLAANGERGVRRVIEMLKDEFELTMALCGFPGVMDVTRSHVRNSTPCFNLF, encoded by the exons ATGGACATAGAGTGGTTGAAATCTATTACAAACTTGCCAATTCTGATCAAGGGAGTACTCACTCATGAAGTTATG GGAAAGATCAATTTgtgtaaaaaggaaaaag CAAGAAAGGCTGTGGAAGTAGGTGTTGCTGGGATTGTTGTCTCCAACCATGGAGGCCGCCAACTAGATTATACTCCCACCACCATTTCTGTCCTGGAAGAG GTAGTTGATGCTGTTGGAGGAAAAGTTCCTGTTCTGCTTAATGGAGGAGTAAGGCGAGGAACAGATGTGTTCAAGGCATTAGCCTTGGGTGCACAAGCTGTCCTT GTTGGAAGGCCTGTAATCTATGGCCTTGCAGCAAACGGAGAACGCGGCGTGAGACGGGTTATCGAAATGCTGAAAGATGAGTTTGAGCTCACTATGGCCCTCTGTGGCTTCCCTGGTGTTATGGATGTTACCAGGAGCCATGTGAGAAACTCCACTCCAtgctttaatttgttttag
- the LOC18784969 gene encoding elicitor-responsive protein 3 — translation MDPYVLLTLRTQEKKSNVVSGQGSAPEWNETFVFTVSDDVSELHLKIMEKDNFSADDFVGEATISLEPIFTEGSIPPTAYNVVNQDKEYRGEIKVGLRFTPEPQQNDGPSGEYGRNDSPSGGYGRNDGPSGEYGGSEEGYGGWKQSSYAEE, via the exons ATGGATCCCTATGTCCTTTTGACTctaag GacccaagagaagaaaagcaaTGTGGTCTCAG GACAAGGATCTGCACCAGAATGGAATGAAACCTTTGTATTTACAGTCTCTGATGATGTCTCCGAACttcatttgaaaataatggagAAGGATAATTTCAGCGCAGATGATTTTGTTGGAGAAGCAAC CATTTCATTAGAGCCCATTTTCACTGAAGGTAGCATTCCACCAACTGCATATAATGTTGTCAATCAGGACAAGGAATACCGTGGAGAGATTAAAGTTGGACTCAGATTTACTCCTGAGCCTCAG CAAAATGATGGTCCATCTGGGGAATATGGAAGAAACGACAGTCCATCTGGGGGATATGGAAGAAACGATGGTCCATCTGGGGAATATGGTGGTTCAGAGGAGGGCTATGGTGGATGGAAACAATCATCTTACGCGGAGGAGTAG
- the LOC109947040 gene encoding uncharacterized protein LOC109947040: protein MVDRHSGCPIPDGRELKSEIQKDGSKTLYYVNLGTGIRVNSVEDMFCYKNSKSGENNPKQNYVNLGTGIRVNSVEDMFRYKDRESGENTPKQFSDWRPHQSRPSILQSVKEVGHNIFRCPLAQQAAIVKPTAAGQLAILHAV, encoded by the exons ATGGTAGATAGGCACTCAGGATGCCCAATTCCTGATGGCCGGGAGTTGaagagtgaaatccaaaagGACGGATCTAAAACCTTG TATTATGTGAATTTGGGAACAGGAATACGAGTAAATTCAGTGGAAGATATGTTTTGTTACAAGAATAGCAAATCTGGGGAAAATAATCCCAAGCAG AATTATGTGAATTTGGGAACAGGAATACGAGTAAACTCAGTGGAAGATATGTTTCGTTACAAGGATAGAGAATCTGGGGAAAATACTCCCAAGCAG TTTTCAGACTGGAGGCCGCACCAAAGTCGGCCATCAATTCTGCAGTCAGTGAAGGAAGTTGGCCACAATATCTTCCGTTGCCCCTTAGCG CAACAAGCGGCAATAGTAAAACCTACTGCTGCTGGGCAACTCGCAATACTGCACGCAGTGTAG
- the LOC109947528 gene encoding uncharacterized protein LOC109947528 encodes MAGESSSNLPAGWVQGTERKEDGTKVKYFVHLGTGVGVNSVEDMLHYNNSESGENNPKQTGGRTKVSHQFCSRCKEVGHDIFLCPLAQQAAITKPTARSLSGRVTVARTRKSPRCSKCGKIGHNCRSCHQPPKSPESPKPM; translated from the exons ATGGCTGGTGAGAGCTCGAGCAATCTTCCCGCTGGTTGGGTTCAGGGAACTGAGAGAAAAGAGGATGGAACTAAGGTTAAG TATTTTGTGCATTTGGGAACAGGAGTAGGAGTAAACTCAGTGGAAGATATGCTCCATTACAACAATAGCGAATCAGGGGAAAATAATCCCAAGCAG ACTGGAGGCCGCACCAAAGTCAGCCATCAATTCTGCAGTAGGTGCAAGGAAGTCGGCCACGATATCTTCCTTTGCCCCTTAGCG CAACAAGCGGCAATCACGAAACCTACTGCACGCAGCCTGAGTGGGCGTGTGACAGTGGCCAGAACAAGAAAGTCGCCACGCTGTAGTAAGTGTGGTAAAATAGGGCACAACTGTAGAAGTTGTCATCAACCTCCCAAATCCCCAGAGTCCCCCAAGCCTATGTAA